The proteins below are encoded in one region of Chitinophagales bacterium:
- a CDS encoding thioredoxin fold domain-containing protein — protein sequence MKIALLIFLIMPTLAFSQYQVQFQEISFVQALQKSSVTHKPVFFMGYASWCEHCKYMKEQVFTDSAVAGFLNQHFVSFKIDMEKGEGIALAKKLAVKSLPTLIFLDSSGNTLYRIVGEWKKDDFLIQAKNALTPELQLPYLRKQYESDKSNPEKCYPYIRALRRGNMDVQQVADEYFLTQSDSQLLSEINWKILANGEFDITSHPFKFLIAHQKEFAAITSPERVERKLLGTVAEVLSPLITNKDSLKYFELKSAAVAIRDYKIDSLLFTMDITLMESTGNWSGYQKVTSESVTKYLWQDYVQLKNICDQYLKHITDLKALIAATEWASRTVQLHEDYGTWLLCSRLYLKAGKKPEAFQMAQKAKNTAVKNGWSTDEADVLLKQTQ from the coding sequence ATGAAAATAGCATTACTGATATTCCTGATAATGCCAACCCTGGCCTTTAGCCAATACCAAGTGCAGTTCCAGGAAATCAGTTTTGTACAAGCACTTCAAAAATCCAGTGTAACTCATAAGCCTGTTTTTTTTATGGGCTATGCCTCCTGGTGTGAGCATTGCAAATACATGAAAGAGCAGGTGTTTACCGATTCCGCTGTAGCAGGATTTTTAAATCAGCATTTTGTTTCATTTAAAATAGATATGGAAAAAGGCGAAGGCATCGCACTCGCAAAAAAGTTGGCTGTTAAATCTTTACCAACGCTGATATTTTTAGACAGCAGTGGTAATACCCTTTATCGCATTGTAGGGGAATGGAAGAAAGATGATTTCTTAATCCAGGCAAAAAATGCACTTACGCCGGAACTGCAATTGCCTTATCTAAGGAAACAATATGAATCCGATAAATCCAATCCTGAAAAATGCTATCCCTACATCCGTGCCTTGCGGAGAGGAAATATGGATGTTCAGCAAGTGGCCGATGAATATTTTTTAACACAAAGCGATTCACAATTGTTGAGTGAAATAAACTGGAAAATACTTGCAAATGGAGAATTCGATATCACTTCTCATCCTTTTAAATTTCTTATCGCGCATCAGAAAGAATTTGCAGCAATTACTTCACCGGAGCGCGTAGAAAGAAAGCTTTTAGGTACAGTTGCTGAAGTGCTCAGTCCTTTAATTACCAATAAAGATTCGTTGAAATATTTTGAATTAAAATCTGCAGCTGTTGCTATTCGTGACTATAAAATAGATTCACTTCTTTTCACAATGGATATCACCCTTATGGAAAGTACCGGTAACTGGAGTGGATATCAAAAAGTAACTTCTGAATCCGTAACAAAATACCTTTGGCAGGATTATGTACAATTAAAAAATATCTGTGATCAGTATTTGAAACATATAACAGATCTGAAAGCACTCATTGCTGCAACAGAATGGGCATCGAGAACAGTACAGCTGCATGAGGATTACGGCACCTGGTTACTTTGTTCACGATTGTATTTGAAGGCAGGAAAAAAACCAGAAGCTTTTCAAATGGCTCAAAAAGCCAAGAATACAGCAGTTAAAAATGGATGGAGCACTGACGAAGCTGATGTGTTACTTAAGCAAACTCAATAG